The genomic interval CTGCTGTGGGACGGCACCTCGAAAGCCGGGTGGCGCGGCGCGAAGTCGGACACCTTCCCCACAGGCGGATGGGAGATCAAGGACGGCGTGCTGGCGGTTGACGAAACCGGTGGCCAGGAATCCACGGCAGGCGGCGACATCGTCACGGTTGACCAGTACGAGAACTTCGAACTGATCGTGGACTACAACATCACGAAGGGCGCCAACAGCGGCGTCAAGTACTTCGTCGACACGACGCTGAACAAGGGGGCGGGCTCTTCGATCGGGTGCGAGTTCCAGATTCTCGATGACGACGTGCACCCCGACGCGAAGCTGGGGGTCAACGGCAACCGGAAGAATGCCGGCCTCTACGACTTGATTCCGCCACAAAACATCCGGTTCAATGGCGTCGGCGAGTGGAACCGTGCGCGGATTATCGTCCAGGGGAAACATGTCGAGCACTGGCTCAACGGGTTCAAGACGGTCGAGTACGAGCGCGCCACGCAGATGTGGCGAGCGCTGGTGGATCACAGCAAGTATGTGGTCTGGCCAAAGTTCGGCGAGGCACCCAAGGGGCACATTCTGCTGCAGGACCACGGTAACCGGGTGTCGTTTCGATCGATCAAGATTCGCGAACTGAAGTAGGCCGGTCGAGGGAACGGAGGGCACATGTCACATTCATCACGCAGCGAGCGCGAGGCGTCGCGGCGCCGGTTTCTGAAGACGTCCATCGCCGCGTCCGCCGGGTTGTTCCTGCCGACGTTCATTCCTCGCACGTACTTGTTCGGCGCGCAGACTCCACCGAGCCGCCGGATCAACGTGGCGCAGATTGGCTGCGGTCGGATGGGCACCGAGGATTTGCGCGGCACGATGGCGCACGACCTCTGCCGCATGGTGGCGGTATGCGATCTCGACGCGAAGCGCCTGGAACAGGCGCGGGCCGAGGTCGAGCAGTTCTACAAGGCCAAGGGCGAGAGTCGCGTGGACGTCAAGGCGTACCGCGACTACCACGAGGTGCTGGCCAGGCCAGACATCGACGCCGTGATCGTGACCCCGCCGGATCACTGGCACGCGATTGTCGCGGTTGAGGCGGTGCTGGCCGGCAAGGACCTGCACGTGCAGAAGCCCCTGACGTACGACATTGCCGAGGCCATCGCGCTGCGCACGGCCGTTCGCGCCAAGGGACGCATTCTTCAGACGGGCAGCCAGCAGCGGTCGTCACAACCATGGAACACGTTCCGCATTGCCACCGAAGCGGTGCGCAACGGAAGGATCGGGCAGATCAAGACCATCAGGGTGGGGATTGGCCAGGACAAGCCGAAAGGACAGGCGCCAATAGCCCAGCCCGTGCCCGCGACGTTCGACTACGAGACGTGGCTCGGTCCGGCGCCGCAGCAGCCGTACATGGAAGATCGCGTGCACCCCCAGGAGGGGTATGGCCGGCCCGGTTGGATTACGACCGAGGACTTCGGTCTCGGGATGATCACCAACTGGGGCGCGCACCACATGGACATCGCCCATTGGGGCATGGGGATGGAATTGAGCGGGCCGACGAGCATCGAGGCTCGCGCCGACTTCATGACCGGAGATGTGTGGACGGTGCACGAGACATATCACGTCGAAATGACGTACCCCAACGGCGTGCTGCTCATCATGGACAACTCGTTTCCGAACGGCGTCCGATTCGAGGGCACTGAAGGCTGGGTGTTCTGTGCGCGCGGATCCGCGCAGGTGACGAGCAGCGATCCTGGGGCCACTGGCCAGAAGGACGGGCGGAAGTCGCTCGATGCCAGCGACCTTCGACTGCTGAGCGCGCCGTACGGACCCAACGCCAAGCGCTGGATGGCCAGCGAGAATTCCTATCGAAACTGGCTCGAAGCAATAGCCAAGCGCCAGGACCCGATCGCACCTGTTGATCAGGCGGCCCGCAGTCTCGAGGCGTGTGCCGCCGCCTGGATCGGGATGAAGCTCAGGCGAAAGCTCACGTGGGATCCGAAACTCGAGCAGTTCGTCGGCGATGCGGAGGCCAACGCGATGTGCGCGCGCAAGCCCCGCGCTGCCAAGTACGACCTCGCACAGATCATGAAGTCGGCGGGCCTCGTCAAGAGCCCAGCGCCGTCGCCGGTGAAGTGACGAGAAGCATGACGGTGACCGGCGCGAGTCGTTGAGGGCCCGCTGCGGAGGTCGGCGTATGTGTGCTCGCGGCGGACGCGTTCTGCTGGCGGCATGTCTGATGGTCTCGGCGCCTGGAAGCCGAGCGGCGCTCGGCCAACAGACGGCGAATGCCGAAGCGCGGTCCGCGCTGATGCGTTCGGCCGAGGAAGCGATGCGTCTCGGCCCGTTCAGCGTCATGCAGAAGACGCGGGTGCCCCCGAGGCGCCGGCCCTGGCCCTTCACCACCCATCGCGGCCGGAGCTATGGGGCTTTCACGAACACGACGTACATGTTCGCGGCCTTCACCGCGCCGCTTTCGACGTTGGCGCCGAGCGTCAGGCTTTCGTCGCGCTCGACCCGGCGCTGGAACACGCTCGACGGTTGACCGTTCACCGTGATGCGCTTCGCAGTCGGCGTGAATTGCCGTGTCAGCCACGCCGGGCGCGGCACACGGTCGTCGTGCGCGATCGACACGACGCTGCCGGCCACGACGGCCAGCTCCATCAGGTCGACGGCGTCGTAGAGACTTTCCCGGTTCGCGGCCTGAACCCAATCCGCACCCAGAAGATCGTCAGTCAATCCCGCGAGCGGCGAATCGACATCGACATAGGCGTTCTTGCCATCGGCGGCGCGGCTTTCGATGTGGACGATGTAGGACGAGGGGCCCGAGTAGTTGAACGATCGGATGAAACGTCCGACCGCAGCCGACGCCTTCTTCAACGCCCGTGCTGACGTGCCCAGGCCGGGTTCGGGACCAGCCAGAGGCCTCAGCGGCTGGTCAGGCAGTTCGATCGTGGCCACCGCCGGCATCACGGCAGAGACACCGCCATCGACGACAACCGTCCGCGACATTACGGTCGCCGTGGCGTCCTTGAGACTCCGGCTGCGCGCGTGCACGGAGATCGCCCCGGCCACTCGCCCGGCGCGAATCGCGACGCGGTTGATGCCAGCCTCAAGGTCAAGATAGGTGTTGTTGGTCGAATGGATCTTGCCGCTGTTGTAGCCGCCGCGCCACGTGCCTGGGCCCGACATCTCGAAATCGACGCGCTGCTGGACGGTTGGGACGCGCTCGCCACGCGCGTCCACGGCCTCGACGTCGACGAGCAGAATATCGGCCCCGTCGGCGCGAAGCCCGTCCGGCCCAGCGATGGGCGTGAGCTTCAGCGCAGCGGCCGGCCCGGCTGTCCGCTTGGTCTGCGTCGCGACAGCCTTACCCGCAGACGACGCAACGGCCCTGATCTCCCCTGCCTCCCATGTGACATCAGGGAACGTAAAGAGATACGTGTCCGACCTCTTGCCATGGCCGAGCGATCGGCCGTTGACGAGGAGTTCGACGTCGTCCATGTTCGACGCGACGTAGACCGTCTTCTTCGTCCCAGCCGGATAGGTCCAGTGCCCAATGATGTGCACAGCGGGCTCGCCGCGGAACATCACCGCGCACACGTAGTACGCCTCCTTGGGCAACCGCACGCCGTCAACCTCGCCGCCGGCGCGCGCCACTTCGACGGCCACGCGGCCACCGCTGGTCGAGTCGGAGAAGATCCAGTTGGCGCCGCCGCTGTGCTCGGGCGCTCCGAGTTTCTTCACATACTGCGCCACCTGGTTCACCGCGAACTGCTCGGAGGTGAGCTGATACGTCTGGCCCTTCGCCTCCGGATACCCGAAGTTCGGCGGCGAGGCATCGTCCCACACGCGGCGAGGCGACTCCTCGCGGTTGTACTCGCCTTCGACGACGGGAAGCCGAGCGATCTCGCGGCCGCCTTCGGTGCCTATGCCCACGTCCATGAACTCCGCCGTCACCTGATCCGCGCGGCGGTGCGCGTAGGCCCGACCGCCATGCGGATCGTACATGTCCATCAGGCCGCGCAGTTCTTTCGCGTGCTCCCTCGACACTTTCTGGTTCCCGCCCTCCCAGATGAAGATCGACGGGTTGTTGCGGAAGTAGATGATCACATCCCGAAATGCGGAAGCCCGAAGTGTCCACGCGGCGGCACGCGTGTCGGACTCGCCATCGACCCCGGGCTGATCGGTGATGAGGCCGAGACGATCGCCCGCGGCAATGAGCGACGGACCGCCCGCCGTGTGGCCCCATCGGACGAAGTTCCCGCCCGCCTGCTTCATCAATTGAAGAGTGGATGCGTGCAACCAGTCTGGCAGCGCCGCGCCGAGACCAGGCCACTCATTGGTCGGCTTCTGGCCCCATCCGTGGAGCTTCAAGTGTTGGCCGTTGAGGAACAGACCCGCCTGGGCGTCCCAGCGAATCCCCCGGATTCCGAGCGGCACTTCGCTGCTATCGACGGTGACGCCGTTTGCCCTGAGCGTGCAGACGACGCGATAGAGGTGGGGATAGGCTGGCTCCCACAGGCGCGGCCGCGGGAGGCTGCCGGAGGCCGTCACCCGCAACCGCCCGCCGGCGGCCATCGACGTCGGCCCTGCCTGCAGGATGAGGATCGATCGCCGATCGGCGTCGAAGACCTCCACCTGCATGTCGACCCGGTCTACACCTGCGCTGCGGCCGTTTTCGACGGGCACCTCAACCGTCACCTTCGCGGACTGCGCGGTCACGTCGGTCGCGTAGACGTACGGCCCCACCGTCTTGAGAAAGCTATAGAGCGGCAGCGTAATGTGCAGAGGATCGGTGACGACGAGCCGCACGTTGCGATAGATTCCGCCGTGCGCCGGATGCCAGTGCGGGTTGTTCCACGGGATCTGTTCGGCCGACAACTGCTCGAGATCGCCAGGAATCGCCTCGTTCACCTTCGCCGACAGCTGCGCGAGATTGGGGTTGGGTGCGGACTTTCCGCCCTGCGTCGCGGTGCCCAGGGCGGCCGCCGCCGCTTCGTCGAGCGGATCCTTCATGAAGCGGTTATCGCACATCACCGCCAGCACGTTGGGTGCGCCGCCGAATCTCACGTGCGGGGTGAGCTCGAAGCCAAATGGCGTGAATCCCGTCTTGCTGACACCGAGCCGCCTGCCGTTGAGATACACCTCCGCCACCTGCCGCACGCCCTCGAACTCGATGAATACCCGCTTGCCCCGCATCGATTCGGGCAACGTGAACGTCTTCCGATACCACGTGCGGCCGCTCCATTGAATCTGCTCGCCGCGGTGCCCCGGCGTCGACCAGTTGTCGAATGTGTCGATGTCGTTGTAGGTGTGAGGCGTCGAGACGATGGCCCAGGCGCGATCGTCGAACCCGACCGCCTCAGCCCCGGCTGGATCGGCCTTGATGAATCGCCAGTCGGGATTGAAGTTCAGGATGGTACGTTCCGCTGTGGCCGCGTTGACGGTGCCCAGCAGCACACTCGCGCACATGACGAGACCGACGATCAGGCGACGCACTACCTGACGGAAAGAGACGGCTGTGATCAACGACTCCTCCACGACGTCCTGAGTCAATCAACTCGTTGAGGCATTCATGAACCCGAGGACTTCGCCATCTTGTAGACCTCGCTGCCAGCCGCGAGCAGCGCGCCAACGCCGTACACTTCCGTCGTGTCCACCGTCGTGGCTCCAGGCTTATCTCCGATGCGCTGGACCCAGCCAAGCATGCCATCGGGACGAACAGCCTTGACCATCGCGGCCCATCCACGTTGGACGTTGGACTCGTAGCGGGTTCTGTCCAACAGGCCGTTGTTGATCCCCCACGCGAGGCCGAACGTGAAGAAGCCGGTTCCGCTCGTCTCAGGATTCGGCAGGCTTGTCGCATCCAGCAGGCTCGCCCGCCAGAACCCGTCCTCACCCTGCACGGATGCGATCTTGTCCGCCATCTCCTTGAAGAGCGCCACGTATCTGGGGCGATCCGGATAGTCGGCCGGCATATCCTGCAGCATCCGAGCCAGACCCGCGAAGACCCAGCCGTTGCCGCGGCTCCAGAACACCTTCTTGCCATTCGGTTCGCGCTGATCAAGATACCGGCTGTCGCGGTAATAGAGCTTCTCGGTCCTGTCGTACAGGTAGTCGGTGGTCTTCCACCACAGGCGGTTGGCCAGATCGAGGTACCTGCGATCGCCAGTCGCCGCGCTCACGGCCGCGAGCGCCGGCGGCCCCATAAAGAGGGCGTCACACCAGGCCCACTCGCGGGTCTCGATGGCGTTTCCCCACAGGAGCGGCTCATCGTACTTCCGCGTCAGCAGGAAGTTGAACAACGCCAGCGCCGGCGCGAGTATCGTCTTGTCGCGGTCTCGCTGGAAGATCTTCGCGTAGGTGGCGATCACGGCGTAGTCGTCCGCGTGGCCTGGCCGAAGCCCGGGCCGCCACTGATTCCGCTGGCCCATCGCCTTCATCGCCTCGAAGTACTTCGGATGGTCGGAGACGTCGGCGAACGCCATCA from Acidobacteriota bacterium carries:
- a CDS encoding Gfo/Idh/MocA family oxidoreductase, encoding MSHSSRSEREASRRRFLKTSIAASAGLFLPTFIPRTYLFGAQTPPSRRINVAQIGCGRMGTEDLRGTMAHDLCRMVAVCDLDAKRLEQARAEVEQFYKAKGESRVDVKAYRDYHEVLARPDIDAVIVTPPDHWHAIVAVEAVLAGKDLHVQKPLTYDIAEAIALRTAVRAKGRILQTGSQQRSSQPWNTFRIATEAVRNGRIGQIKTIRVGIGQDKPKGQAPIAQPVPATFDYETWLGPAPQQPYMEDRVHPQEGYGRPGWITTEDFGLGMITNWGAHHMDIAHWGMGMELSGPTSIEARADFMTGDVWTVHETYHVEMTYPNGVLLIMDNSFPNGVRFEGTEGWVFCARGSAQVTSSDPGATGQKDGRKSLDASDLRLLSAPYGPNAKRWMASENSYRNWLEAIAKRQDPIAPVDQAARSLEACAAAWIGMKLRRKLTWDPKLEQFVGDAEANAMCARKPRAAKYDLAQIMKSAGLVKSPAPSPVK
- a CDS encoding DUF4982 domain-containing protein → MITAVSFRQVVRRLIVGLVMCASVLLGTVNAATAERTILNFNPDWRFIKADPAGAEAVGFDDRAWAIVSTPHTYNDIDTFDNWSTPGHRGEQIQWSGRTWYRKTFTLPESMRGKRVFIEFEGVRQVAEVYLNGRRLGVSKTGFTPFGFELTPHVRFGGAPNVLAVMCDNRFMKDPLDEAAAAALGTATQGGKSAPNPNLAQLSAKVNEAIPGDLEQLSAEQIPWNNPHWHPAHGGIYRNVRLVVTDPLHITLPLYSFLKTVGPYVYATDVTAQSAKVTVEVPVENGRSAGVDRVDMQVEVFDADRRSILILQAGPTSMAAGGRLRVTASGSLPRPRLWEPAYPHLYRVVCTLRANGVTVDSSEVPLGIRGIRWDAQAGLFLNGQHLKLHGWGQKPTNEWPGLGAALPDWLHASTLQLMKQAGGNFVRWGHTAGGPSLIAAGDRLGLITDQPGVDGESDTRAAAWTLRASAFRDVIIYFRNNPSIFIWEGGNQKVSREHAKELRGLMDMYDPHGGRAYAHRRADQVTAEFMDVGIGTEGGREIARLPVVEGEYNREESPRRVWDDASPPNFGYPEAKGQTYQLTSEQFAVNQVAQYVKKLGAPEHSGGANWIFSDSTSGGRVAVEVARAGGEVDGVRLPKEAYYVCAVMFRGEPAVHIIGHWTYPAGTKKTVYVASNMDDVELLVNGRSLGHGKRSDTYLFTFPDVTWEAGEIRAVASSAGKAVATQTKRTAGPAAALKLTPIAGPDGLRADGADILLVDVEAVDARGERVPTVQQRVDFEMSGPGTWRGGYNSGKIHSTNNTYLDLEAGINRVAIRAGRVAGAISVHARSRSLKDATATVMSRTVVVDGGVSAVMPAVATIELPDQPLRPLAGPEPGLGTSARALKKASAAVGRFIRSFNYSGPSSYIVHIESRAADGKNAYVDVDSPLAGLTDDLLGADWVQAANRESLYDAVDLMELAVVAGSVVSIAHDDRVPRPAWLTRQFTPTAKRITVNGQPSSVFQRRVERDESLTLGANVESGAVKAANMYVVFVKAP
- a CDS encoding glycoside hydrolase family 88 protein, translated to MNRSVSIVGGILAAVLMDSAAPALAQSAQVSPTAFSADIDQRAILKVMTAAADWQLDHPSDHAPYDWTQAAFYTGVMAFADVSDHPKYFEAMKAMGQRNQWRPGLRPGHADDYAVIATYAKIFQRDRDKTILAPALALFNFLLTRKYDEPLLWGNAIETREWAWCDALFMGPPALAAVSAATGDRRYLDLANRLWWKTTDYLYDRTEKLYYRDSRYLDQREPNGKKVFWSRGNGWVFAGLARMLQDMPADYPDRPRYVALFKEMADKIASVQGEDGFWRASLLDATSLPNPETSGTGFFTFGLAWGINNGLLDRTRYESNVQRGWAAMVKAVRPDGMLGWVQRIGDKPGATTVDTTEVYGVGALLAAGSEVYKMAKSSGS